The sequence AGTACCTGTCCGACCCGAGCATCGGTGTCTGGTGGTCGCACTACACCTTCTGGCGCCACTGGGATGTGGTGGGAGAATAGAACAACGGTGGAAGGACTTGCATCTTGTTTTCACTCGAGTTGGGTTTGTGTTCTGAACAGGAAAAGACTCCGAGCCTGCACACGGTAGTATTGAAAGGACACTCATTGATGCGGTACTTGACCATTGCGACGGCTTTAATGATGCTGATGTCGGCTTCCTCGGCATGGGCCAAGACGATCTACCGGACCTCCTTCGAAAACGAAACCCTCGCCGGAAACGTCACCACCGAAGCCATGGCCGAAGACCCAGCCCTGCAAAAGGAAATGGCCGGCCGCTGGCGGGCCGTGGCCTGGGGCGTGCCCGAGGCCACCACCGACGCCTCCAGCATCGTCGCCGATCCCAGCGCTCCGGACGGCAAGCAGGTCGTCGAGGTCCACCACCAAATCAACCAGATCAGCGCGGTGGTCATGCAGTTGGACACCAAACAGCTCGTGCCCGGCCGATGGTACCGGGCCGACGGCAAGATCCGCACCGAAGGCCTTCGGGGCCAGGGCTGCCACCTGAACCTCGAGTACTGGATCGGCGGCAACGGCAGCGGGTCGGTCGACTCCGAACACCTCGTGGGCGACAACGGCTGGACCGACGCTTCGGCGGTCTTTCAGGCCCCCAACTCGCAGTACAACCTGAACCTGAGCTTCTTCGTCCTCGGCGGGCCGGGCAAAGCCTGGCTCGACGACGTGCGCGTCCGCCAGATCGAAAAACCCGCCTTCGACCAGTCCAAACGCCGTGTCCTCGACGGGTCGTTCTGGGGCATGTTCACCTGCTTCCCGATGTACCTCCACCAGTACGGCAAGGACATGAAGGAGGCCGGCGTCTACTGGCAGCGTCAGGGCTCAGCAGCCCTGAACGAGCACCAGCAGGGCTTGGCCCAGCAACTGGGCATGGCGTTCGAAATGTGCCTCGACGGCACGCCGCCGGCCAGCGACCGCGAAGGCGACGAGCAGAACCTCGAAGCCGGCTGGCCGGGCTACGAAAAATGGGTGGCCCAATGCCTCGAACAGGCCGGTCCGGCCATCCGGATCATCGAGGTGGCCAACGAGCCCAACACCCACGTTCAATGGACGCTGCCGGGCTACGCCGAACTGCTGTGCCGCGTCGGCAAAATGGTCAAGGAGCACAAGTCGCAGATCGCCTTCGCCACCGGCGGGTTCACCTCGCCCCAGATCGGCTATACCGAGGCCTGCCTGAAGCGCGGGGCCGACAAGGTGCTCGATATCGTCCTGATCCATCCCTACGCGGTCGATGAGGCCCTCGACAGCCAGCTCTTCGCCCTTGGCGACGCCTGTGCCCGGGCCGGCCGGCCCGACCTGGCCGTCGCCATCAACGAGACCGGCTTTCCCACCTGGGACCCCGCCACCGGCCATCCGGTCAACGCGTGGTTCGTCACCGAGAAGGACCAGGCCGCCAAGGTCGTCAAACTCCACGTCCAGGCCCTCGCTCACCAGTGCAGCTTCGTCACGTACCTGGGCTGGAACGACTTCGCCGAACCCAAGTCCGACCAGGCCATGAACATGGGCCTGGTGCGGGTCGACGGTTCGCCCAAGCCGTCATGGCACGCCTACCGCTTCATGACCGCGACCGTCGCCGACCGCCGCCAGGTCGATTGGTCCTACGCCGACAACGGCGCCCGCGTCTATCGCCTCGCCGGTGAAAAACCGCTCTGGATCTGCTGGAACGCCCTCCGCGAAAGCGACGTGACGATCGACACCGGCGACGTCCAGGTCTTCCCCTGCGACATCTACGGCGTCAAGCAGACCGTCGAGCCGGTCGCCGGCAAGGTCACCGTCAAAGCCGCTGACGAACCGATATACCTGGTTCCGGTTCCCTAGAGGTGCACGATGAAAATCGCAAAAACCAGATCGTTTACGCTCATTGAACTGCTCGTGGTGGTCGCGATCATCGCCGTGCTGGTCTCGCTGCTGCTGCCCGCGCTCTCCGAGGCCCGCGAAATGGCCCGCCGCACCGCCTGCGGGTCCAACCTTCACCAGATGGCCGTCGCAACGGTCATGTACGCCGGCGACAGCGACGACGTCATCCCAAGCGGCTTTATCGGCCAGAACATCGGCCTGTGCGTCGGATCGACCTGGGGCGGCGACGGCATGTTGCCCTACCCGCGCGATTTCGGCTGCCTGATCTACGAGCTCTACACCCGCGAAAAACTCTCCGCCGCGACCCTCTTTTGCCCCAGCTACGACGGGGCCGACAGGTCGGCCAGCGGCATCGAACAGGGCTTCGCCACGCCCGGCGGTTTCGCCCAGTGCACCTATGAGGAACGCATCCCGTACCCGCCCGACGGATCGGGATGGAATATGGCCTCTCCGCCGCGGATTCACACCTTCCGCCTCAGCGACCTGGGCAGCGCCGCCATCCTCGCCGATGTCTTCTGCTACAGCTACTCGTGGAGCGCCCACCCCCGGACCTCCGCGTTTCCCGCCTTCGGCTACAATCCCGTCGGCGGATGGAACGTCGCCTACGCCGACGGCGGCGTGGCCTTCGTGCCCATGGGACCCGAGTGCTCAGCCGGGCCGTACTGGTGGCCGCAGTATTTCTGCTACTGGACCTACTTCGACGCAAATCGCCGCTGATTTCCCTTGCCGACCGCGATGGATGAGGGCACAATCCCCGAAAACTCTCCCTCTGGTTCGAGGTAGGCCATGACGGACTTTCACTGGATCGACGCAACGTCGGAGCTTGCGATCATCGACCCCAAGCACCCCACCTACCTGCCGCTCTGCGGCAACCGGTGTTGGGCACTCGTTCCCACGAGCCTCGATGGCTACGCCTACCTGGTGAACCTCCAGATCTGGATGCGGATCCTCAAGCGGTTCGGGCTCTACCTGGACGCGGGCGGCCGGCGCGGAAGTCTGCCGGAGGCGCTCGACGATCTGGAGACCTTCTACGGGGCCAACGTCCTTCGCCTGACCGGGCGAACCAATGGCCTGGCCGTCGAGATCAAGGTCTATCCCGACGCCGAGGCACCGCTACTCTACCTGACCCTTGAAGCGGCCAACCACACCGGTCAGGAGCGATCGCTGGCTGCGGTCCTGGCCGCGGATTTCGAGTTCCATCCCGCCCCGTGGGCGGCCAAGGGGTTCACCGAAGACGCCACCAACGACTATTCGGACGCCGGCCGTAAGCTCAATCCGCCGCACGACGACCGCCTCGACGTCTCGGATGACGGAGCCGTCGTCTGCGTCTCGGATTCGCGAAATCCCGGCCTTGGCTTTCTTGCCGGACCGACGCCCGCCGGTTGGACCCTGGACCGGACGAAGTTCAGCTTCGAAACCCCGATCGGCGGTCATCGGCCGCTCCGCGCAGCGGACATGGACAAGAGCTTCGAACTCACCGGCGAGACGCACAGCGACGACAGCTTCTGTGCCCTGCGCCATGAGCTGCGGATACCAGCCGGGAGCAAAGCGCGATTGACGTTCGCCTTCGGTCATCAGGAGCAGCGCGACCTCCCAGCGATCCGGCAAACCCTCGCCGACGCGGACGGAGCGCTCGAACGAACGTCGCGATTCTACGGCGAGTCGCTGGCCAACGGCGTCAAACTCACCACGCCCGACCCGGTGATCAACGC is a genomic window of Phycisphaerae bacterium containing:
- a CDS encoding DUF1559 domain-containing protein; amino-acid sequence: MKIAKTRSFTLIELLVVVAIIAVLVSLLLPALSEAREMARRTACGSNLHQMAVATVMYAGDSDDVIPSGFIGQNIGLCVGSTWGGDGMLPYPRDFGCLIYELYTREKLSAATLFCPSYDGADRSASGIEQGFATPGGFAQCTYEERIPYPPDGSGWNMASPPRIHTFRLSDLGSAAILADVFCYSYSWSAHPRTSAFPAFGYNPVGGWNVAYADGGVAFVPMGPECSAGPYWWPQYFCYWTYFDANRR